A region of Paraburkholderia sp. BL23I1N1 DNA encodes the following proteins:
- a CDS encoding MarR family winged helix-turn-helix transcriptional regulator — MGTVTEKKTAVSDSAIETGHLWQRPGFLIRRLNQIHVALFFESCKDFAITPVQYGLLTTLSERPGLDQTSLCAEVGVDRTTMADVLRRLEERGLVKREPSPADGRQKIANISSKGRRVMNDMYESMREAQVRFLAPLDAKERIEFIRMMMQLVEGNNQYGRTLLKHFD, encoded by the coding sequence ATGGGCACAGTTACGGAGAAAAAAACTGCCGTCTCGGATTCGGCGATTGAGACCGGTCACCTCTGGCAGCGTCCGGGCTTCCTGATCCGGCGCCTCAACCAGATCCACGTCGCGCTGTTCTTTGAAAGCTGCAAGGACTTCGCGATTACGCCGGTTCAGTACGGCTTGCTCACAACGCTGAGCGAGCGTCCTGGGCTTGACCAGACCTCACTCTGCGCTGAAGTCGGCGTCGACCGCACGACGATGGCCGACGTTCTCCGGCGCCTGGAAGAGCGGGGGCTTGTCAAGCGTGAGCCTAGTCCCGCCGATGGACGCCAGAAAATCGCCAATATCAGCAGCAAGGGGCGGCGTGTCATGAACGACATGTACGAGAGCATGCGCGAGGCTCAGGTCCGATTTCTGGCTCCTTTGGACGCCAAGGAACGCATTGAATTCATCCGGATGATGATGCAACTGGTCGAAGGCAACAACCAGTATGGCCGCACATTGCTCAAACACTTTGACTGA